In Chelonia mydas isolate rCheMyd1 chromosome 7, rCheMyd1.pri.v2, whole genome shotgun sequence, the sequence AAAGGGACATTGATAAAGCCAGGTATGGTCAGGGAAAGGGTCTTGTAAGTAATCTGCTTCATATACAAAAGTCATCTTATGATATTGAGCAAACCAACACACACTCAAAAGAGGAGGATAAACTCCAGACAGTTCAAACATAGACAATTGAATagtggctcagggaagggggggaaacTGCTTACCTAAACTCAGTAAattgaaagcaaataaaaagtttCCTTTAGAGGATTTCTGAAAACAGCAGTCCTCAGTGTGTCTCAATGTCTCgaaaaaagcaaattaaatttcACTCCTTCAAGCTGAGAGACTAGACATAGGGGAACTTGCAATGTCTCAAATGGATAGAAAAGTACTTTGGCAGAAGTACAGTAGATAGCCAAATGGTTCAAATATAATGTGTTACATACAAAATAGCATCCTAAAAGTGAATGGTTTTGATGCTCTGTTACCAAAACCTTGAAGCCATACtaaaatatatatagaaataaGTACGGGGGAGCAGCCTACATGCAGCTTCAGCCGGATCAGAGCATTGCAAAGGTGATCTTTAAGCTCCATTTCCCTCCTGAATTGCATTTGTACAGTTTAGCTGTTGAGGATCTGACACATGAGTGTGTATATATCtgtataatatttttaattttttgtacaaTATGTATAAATGGGAATTTCTTATACTACCTTTTAATGTAGAAGTTACAGTACATATAGTCTTGAGAATTGGTgaggttttatttcttttcccccaACTATTAACTGGCTTAGCAAATGGTGAAtataggacctgatccagtgCCTCTTGAAGTCAAGTGGATCCCTATACAGTCAAAAAAATGATTTATATTCTGTGTTTCATAATGcctatttttataattattttcattCTATAAATATATGATTGATTGTAACTAACTATTGAAACATTGTCAGTTAGCCACTGAATTCCAATAAACTTAACGTCTTTTCTTTCCAGGCAGAACTAATTAAAGGGAATTTACAAAGTGTTGGACTCACTCTCCGTCTAGTGCCGTCTAAGGAAGAGGATGGAGGATATGTTGTTGTTGAAACTGTTACACCAAACTCACCTGCCGCAGCTGCTGATCTCCAACGAGGAGATAGACTTATAGCGATTGGAGGTGAGCAATCAcgtcatttgtttgtttgttttttaaaaaaccagtagTTTGTTGTTACAAAAGAGCAGTAATCAGTTTTATTCAAGTAAAATgctgtttaaaacaacaacaacaaaaaccagtcTCCTATTGTTACATTAGCTTTTGTGTATTTATGGCCACCTAAGGTGTATAATTTAACTGTGACCCATTTACTTGCGTATTAAAACATTTATTCTATACTTGATGTAAATCCAAACAGTTGAAGAAACATTTGAAGTGTAGTTATGCTCTTCACAGCTCTAAAAACAGCATTGTGGGGTTCCCTGTTCATcatcttttaatgtttttttactATAACATCTGCTTACTTAAAAAGCAAAATAGAGTATTTCTGTCTCCCAGGCCTGCAAACCCAGTGTTGGCTCTGAAGTGCTAACAGGAGCGTGAAGTTATTTCTGACTGTAAAATAATCACATACAACTCAAATGTGACCCAAGGAGATTTGTTGAGTATGAAAGTACCATTTCCATATTGGGAGCTGTAGGTTCTCATCACGTCTGACCCTCTGCCCACTTTTATTTTGGAGCTGAAATATTACTTAAGAGTACTTTAGGTACCCAGATTTGCAAATTTTGGCTAATGTTAATTGAAAGTTTAGTTGCTGCATAAAAGCCATGACGTATCCTTGATCTTTGTGCAAACCTCCCTTGACATCACTGGAAATCCTGGTGTGGACTGAGTGTAGTATGTTGTCCTAAAATGACACCTGGGCTCACAGACCATAGTTAAAAATGGAATTCAACTCTCTCAACAGGAAGATTTTGACGCTATATGGACCATATCTATATGGAGTGTATAGCTGCTCTTTGTCCAACAGAGACTACTGTGGTATTAAACCGTGGTCAACCACTGATTCTAGTAACCtctctatttctttttaaaatagtttactaGATGCTGTTTTTGTTAGCAGTTGATTGAAAATCTAAAAACGGTCCATTTCTTTTGCATATTTATTATCTTCATAATTACCAATATGAAAATTAAGAAGATACAGCTGTTACAGTTGTCTCTAAATAGATGTGTAAATGTCATGTCTCATTGAAGTGAAAATGAAGTATCCAGTTATGGTAAAATAATATGCTGAATTGTTCAGATTGCTATGGCAAGCAGGACAAGGCCTTGTTCACAGAGCCAGATCATGAGTCACCATCTACTCTTTTCCTGAGACTCACCGAAtaagtcagacaattatttaaacCATTTCAGGTCACCAATAATGCAGTTCCATGCTTCAGCAGGAGGGCATGCTAGGGTTTCAAACAGGGCCAAACCCTGAATCAAATGCCCGTGTACTCAGGTGCAGGAAAGACATCCAGTGATTCAGACCACAGAGTCTACTTCTGTTCGTGACCCCATGGAACTCTAGCAATAAACAGATTTACATTATAGTGTTAAACTGAATGacagaatgggccagatcctgggccCTGCCTAAATTCTCATTGCATTGCTCTAGCGGTCTAAAAGGGATTTCAAGCTGACTCGGACAGGCAGCTGAGGATTACCCCAACAGAATTCTTGGCTGGCATGAAGCTGGTATCGCCCGCCTTACATCACCCATGgacttcattgacttcatttaACTATTTACATAGTTAAATTAAGCACATCCTTAAGTACCTGGCTGAATAAGGGCCTTAGAGCGATGCTTAGGTATCAGTCTAGGCTATGCCTGGGGGTCAGGATCAGGAAAATagattgcttagagcaggggtgggccacatcgggttttggaaattgtatggtgggccggttaggggaggctgtgcctccccaaacagccaggtgtggcctggccccttcccccccaccgccccgggactcctgccccatccaaccccccgctcccagtctcctgaccgccccccgctgcccccatccaaacccccctccttcctgactgaccccgggacccctgcccccattcaacccccctgttccccaccctctaaccaccctgacccttatccacacccccagcccctgaccacctcccctgccctctttaccgcccagctccctgcccccttaccgcactgcctggagcaccggtggctggcggcgctacagccgtgccaccagctggagccagccacacaccgcgcagcacagagcaccgggtcaggccaggctctgcagctgcgctgccccaggagctcgcagccccgccaccgcagtgagctgaggctgcgggggaaggggaacacCGGGGGCTAGCcttctgggccaggagctcaggggccgggcaggaaggaGGGTCCCGTGgcccggatgtggcccacgggccgtagttcaCCCACCTCTGGCTTAGAGCCATCTTCACCTCCTCCCACCACTGAGCCCAGCTGAGATTCTTGGCCACTGTGCCTACATGCTGCTGTTAATGTACTGGTGCTGATTTGTTTGTTAGCCTAACGCTACCTTTATTATTTGAGTTATGCATATTTCTAAGGCAGGTACCCATCCTTCTAGTGTCTGGGTGCTAAATACTACTAAAAATCCACAGTGTGCACCCATTCATTTTTAGTTTCATAGTAAAATGTTTTTTATCAATTATTCTTTTTCCCCCACACCAATACTGTTCTACTTCGGTAAGAATAATTAAAAGAATCCCACTATTATTACCTTCCAGTTGGGATCTTTTTATCATAATAGCTTTACTGTTCCCCTTTATTAATAACAATATTATTATTCAATATTACAGATTTGAATGAATTTGTGTATTGATTTTGGACACTGGTGTCTTTTTTCTTTCACGTTTgctaatttttcttttcctttttttttttttttataggagtTAAAATCACATCGACTGTTCAAGTGCTAAAGCTTATTAAGCAGGCTGGCGACAGAGTTTTAGTGTTCTATGAAAGGCCCGTTGGTTATAATCAGCATGGTGCAGCCCTGCAGGATGGTTTTGGACAGTTCGAAGACCCTGCTTTTCTGGCACACCCCGAAGAGGAACAAGCTAGTGTTTCAACAGATGCTGATAACAAAGAACTGGATTCAGAATTTGAAGATTTAGCTTGTGAGATAAAGTCACCTGAGTTCAAAGAAGAGATGCCAACAACTCAGAGTCCCAAACGTTCTGTAGTAACATTTGCTACTAAACCACTTGGAACAATATCTCCAATTCTAAATCGCAAGCTACATTTAGGAAATTATCAGACAACTTTAAAAACACAACCAAAAGATGGAGTCAAACTGGTCGTGCCCAAAAGTTCCGAGGGTCAGGACACATCACAGCAATCAGTTAGACCACCTCAGGGGAGCAGTACTAAACCTCCTGTCCCACCTAGGCCACAAATTAAACTTACTTTGCCTTCTAGTGAAACTCAAAATCTGTTAGAAACAGGAGACATATCTTCCGAAAAACCAGAGAGGCCTCCTCCACCTGCAAACAATGGAGATAAATGCACAGAAAAGGTAACAAAAAATAATGATCAAGTGGAAGACCCAGTGATATCAAAACCACCAGTAACAAAACCAGAAATAGTAAAAGATACAATTTCAGAAAATTCACGTAGTTCTAAGGAAAGTGGAGATGACCATCATTCATGGGAATCACCAGAAATTCCTTATCGCAATCGACAAGGTCGATGGGCAAGGATAAGGGCATCCTCCTGTATATTTGAAGTGGAAGGATACCATAAGTACCTTAATATTGCACTTTGGTGCAGAGACCCTTTCAAAATGGGTGGTCTTATCTGTTTAGGACACGTAAGTATAAAACTTGAAGAAATTGCTTTAGATTGTATAGCTACATCATCCATGGAATACCTTAGAACACTTAGATTAAACGCTCCTGCGCCGAAAGCAGCAGTCACTAGAACTGCTTTGCGCAATTTGACAGTGCATAAGGGATTCAATGAAAAGTTTTGCTATGGCGATATAACTTTACACTTTAAATATCTAAAAGAAGGGGAACCAGAAGACTCAAGTTTTCtgctggagaaagaaaaggaatataATTTGGTAGAAGAAGTTCATGCACTTCAGAAAGAGGATCCTTATCTGGGACAAATGATTTTTACAGAAAACAAGCATAATTTTCAAGATACTCAGTTCCAGAATCCAACCTGGTGTGACTACTGCAAAAAGAAGGTTTGGACTAAAGCAGCTTCCCAGTGCATGCTCTGTGCTTATGTTTGTCAtaaaaaatgtcaagaaaaatgTCTAACTGAAACCCCATTTTGTGTAGGAGCTGAAAGGAGACTTGACCGAATTATGGGAAGTTATAGGATGGAGGGGCAGGAAGCTCCTCAAGCTGTATCCTCTCGTGTTGATTCAGAATCTAAATCTGTGAACAAAACCACAGGTTTAACAAGACATATCATCAACACAAGTACCCGTTTGTTAAATCTTCGTCAAGTCCCTAAAGCTCGCCTTGTTGAGCCAGGGATGGACATTGTAGAACCTTCACCAAAGCACACTCCAAACACTTCAGATAATgaaagcagtgacactgaaattTGCAGTACAAATAGTCCCTCAAAACGTGCAGCTAGCACAGGGATAAAGTTAGCAAAAAAGGAGGGAGGACTAGATGACAATGTCTTCGTTGCAGTAAAAGAAATTGGCCGTGATCTCTATAAAAGCTTGCCTACAGAGGAAAGGTTCCAGAAATTAGAGTTCATGTTGGATAAGCTGCAGAATGAAATAGACCAAGAATTGGAAAATAATAATTCACTCATTCGAGAAGAAAAAGAGACAAGTGATGCAAGGAAAAAAGCACTAATTTCTGCTGCATTGGCTAAATCAGGTGAAAGACTGCAAGCCCTTACACTGCTTATGATCCACTACAGAGCAGGCATTGAGGATATAGAATCTTTGGAAAATACACCTTTAGACCAGCAATCCAGGAAAATGACTAAATATGCAGAAGACTCTAGTACTACAGAAGAAATGGATCATGAAGATGTCAGTGTGACAGAGGCCCCAACATTCAACAGCATATCAGAAGAACCGCTTGATACTCCTCATTCAGTTGACTGATAGTTGCATATTTGGCTTTCGGAAGAATGGATTGAAAAGAATACTTTgcacttaataaaaaaaaaaatcagataagtcaaaatttaattaaacactGGTACAATGTACATGACCTGCTTCACCACAGTTATTTGCCTGTGTAAGAGTAAGGTTAGCAGAGGTATTTTTCCAGCTACAGTACCACCATTTTGTTAAACTGGCTGGTTCAAGTTGTGTTAAAACTACATTTTTGGGTTTATACTGggagtttatttttaataatttatttttaacttttttcaaaTTATGTAAGCTAACATTTCATGTTAATGTATATGTGGTGTCCTTTGTGCATTATtgaccttttttgtttttgaattagtgatttaaacaggaaattgtcaggatttttgaaatgtttgattTCCATTATATGATGAAAACATTTGCGAGCTTGCTGCATGCCTAAACTGATGACAACACAGCAATCATTGAGGGACCAGGTTTTGAAATTTTGATCATGTTGCATTGATTTATGTCTTCTGAATAGATGTATATTTTTTGCCAAATGTATCATGAAAACAAAcactgtggcttttattttgtcTGTTTATAATAACTGTCCAGTAAAGGTGGTATTACATATCAAGTTGCTTGCTTTCTATACTTTTGTTAAACACAGATAACTTTTGAAAAGTTGTGGCTAATCCGATATGTAGTTATGCTGtaccaaacaaaatatttcctcctTAGACCTTTGGGATATTAAACCCTGTTTGAATATAATACATAAGTATGTACCAATACTGTTTAGTAATTTTATTGGACTAGTCCCGCAAAAGTagcaatattatttttattaagataAAAATAGCTGGCAGCCTTATAGAAtataatcacatttttaaatgttataacaTTTTAACCTATTAAAGGAAAATTGCAGTTCTAAAATGTGGATTCTTAGAATTAGCATTACCACTCTCCTTGCAAAGGCATGCAAGGATGTTTAAGATTTCAAAAGGTTTAAGATTTATTTTGCCACCCACAGATTCTAAGTGCAAaataaatttcatatttaaacagaATCACTATATGCTACATGTCTCAACACTTCTGGTGTCACCATGCATTACTGAACTGCATTCAGCCACTCAACCAGAAGAAACAGTCTGAGTAAAAAGACCATCTTATTCAGCAAAGTATAACATCTTTGCATTGGATCAAAACAAATAAGTCCAATAGAGGTGAGGCGGAATTTGGccagcactttttgaaaagaaCCATCTGGTCTTGTGTTGGGTGAAGTTTTGGATTCTAGCATCGTCTGGCTAAGTATGATATTCCTATTCATTTATTATAAATGTGTCTTGAGGCTTCATCTTGTATATGTAGATAGACGATATATTGTTTTCATCTTTCTTTTAGGTACTGTATTGTATCATGGATTGTAGCAAATAGGCCTTTGTGCAAACAACAGTGAAGCTAATACagttacattgtttttttttttttttttttttttttaatgattttaatTGGCAGGCAGACACTAACATAGTATTCTGTTCAATTTATGTCTCAATTTATTTTGTgatagacaaaaacaaaaaacaatagtTTTAGCAGGAAAAACCTATTTGTACTTTTAAGTAAAGTCATTTACTTGCACTCATGCAACTACTCACCCTTTTTTTTTGTGAAGTTTTGGGGCACCTGATGATTATTTAGCTGATGTGTGGAAAACACTGTCCATGCTCAAATAGGCATgtattacactttttaaaattctgcttcaGAATAAAATCCTTTTAATGACTAAAATAGTTGTTTAACCATCTACCTGATTAAAATGCATAGTATgtctttcacattttatttttgagtagCTCACCATTGGTGATGATCTGATTACCATAAGAGCTTTCAGGTATATCCAAGTACATCATTAAACTCTGCCAGGCATGAAGAAGCTGCAGAAATAACataagttttgttttttcacaaaaACATATTCCATATTTTAAATTCTATAATTGTGTAATACAATGGATATGAAAAGCTGGATATAATTTTCTTCATATAACAGTGCTAATAAtgattgtaaaacaaaaaatgtagtgcaatatttttaaatatgttgaatggggaggggaaatagCTGTATTTGAGTGATAAGGAAAACATAAAAATCTTATCTGGCATTAATTACAATAAACACTGACTTTTGAGGAAAAGCTGTAATACTGCATTCCTAATGTAATCTTTGCTTTCCTGTAAATAGCTGAAAATAAAGAATACCACAGAAAATGAGAATATATTTGATTTAGTGATATGTAGCTAGGTGGCAGCTACACATAGTTACAGAAACTCTGCCTGATGATTTTGTTGgctatgattttatcatgagaaCAAGCTTTAATAAAATAGTTTTGCTAAATGATCAGTTACTTCTTTGCACTGTTAAACTACTgcaatgcaatattttaaaaatattactattTAAGGTATGATAATTTAGAAAGCACAGTAcctttggggggggaagagaatatATGTTTATAGAAAAGTAAAATTACTGATTGCTGTGTAAGCCTTTAATGCATTCTCTGTATTTAGCATATGCATTTTTATTACACTCAGCACAATTTAAAAAGTATGGAAGTTTTTCAAAAACATTGGGCCAAATAAATACATGGTGTAACTCTGTCAGTGTTTGCAGAGTGCCTAGAACAGCAGGACTCACATCCTTGATTAAGActtctgggcactgtacaaatactacTACTTCTAATGATGGTAATAATGactgtcaatggagttacaccagggaacAATCTGACTCACTCTGTTTAAGAATAATTCTGATCTATCCtatattttttcttccttgtgctttatttttttattccctgtaacattttttttaaaaatagaatcctTGCAGTTTACTAACTCACTTTATCTGTTCCTCCTGCCAATTCCCTATCTGTATTCTCCTGCAATGTGTACTTTGTCATAAATAGACATTTGTAactacaggaggaggaggagtagcaAAGCACGTAAGCTATTAAGCAGCAAATATTTTTTAGGGGAAATAGGGATAGAAAAATACACTAAATGACAGCAGCAGAGTTATTCCTAAACagaatgtttttcaaagtttccCATGTGGTTAAAGGTAAATATAATTACAGCCATGCCGTACCATTGGGTTGTTAATACTGATTTTAGATGAAATCCACCTGTTCCTCCATGGCCACAGAAGACCCAAAGTACAGCAGAATTTTCATGGTTCTATGGCATGGATCggggatgggcggggggggggaaggaagggagagaggccATACAGGGGGTCTTCACTGTGCCCATTGTCTCCATGGTATGTGGGTGGGTTGGGGGCAGAGTGATAGGGCACAGCCAGCTGGGCTATGATATGTTTGGATACGCTGACTAGAAACCCCACAGAGAGGGGATACATAGAGCCACAGTCCACTTGTTCTGCACTCTGCCCCTCGCTTGAAGAGGACTGAGCTGACCCCCTGAATCTCTCCTCGAGGGTCTCTCTCACAAAGCTCATTTACTTGGGATTTGTGTAGCAATGTGAATGTCTcccttaattttcattttaaaacaaattcttaaTTGatcaagaaaaatgcaaaaataaatccagTGAACAGGACATTCTACCTTTTTCTTGATAGGCCCTTCTAAATGTAGCAACTTATGTTTCTAAATATGAACATAAAAAATACACTGATTAATGCAATTGGTGATTGCACTTCATCCAGGTGAATATACGGTATGctaattaaaatttaaatgttAGTATTATAGATCCAACTTCAGGGCAATAAATTCCACTGAACAATTGATATCAACCAGAGATGTTcacaaaaacaaagtaaaagacttactgacatttgatttttttttttttaaattgatctaCAAATTTGTATGATGTAAACATTTTAAGGCAGAGAATTGTTTGGAAACAAATTTCAAGGTCATGACAAATTCTAATAATCTATTTTACTGCCCTGTTGCACACTGAAAAATCCAAATCCCAAACACACGCAGTCATATATGAAGACCACATTTCTCACTCATTT encodes:
- the PDZD8 gene encoding PDZ domain-containing protein 8; the encoded protein is MLLVYVILISALAGSFITLLLQLLLLYRRKPEPPGVARASGGLFFPRVLPDHSLRDYFHGSDPAGSHPPQEPAPAAAAATPSPGAAKPQAEPGAKQQQQQQQEPPAPPSSREETCYFLNAICLFLFRELRDTSLVRHWVTKKIKVEFEELLQTKMTGKVLEGLSLRDVSLGDVVPLFKSIKLIRPVICSDEGCPEELGFEVDLEYNGGFHLAIDADLVFGKSAYLFVKISRVMGKLRLVFTRLPFTHWSFAFMDDPVIGFEVKSQFEGRPMPQLTSIIVNQFKKVIKRKHTLPSYKIRFKPFFPFQVMSPEEYEDRDLNIQDFPLTEGRLKITLIECTRLLIFGSYERETNVHCTFELSSNVWEEKSRSSIKTAELIKGNLQSVGLTLRLVPSKEEDGGYVVVETVTPNSPAAAADLQRGDRLIAIGGVKITSTVQVLKLIKQAGDRVLVFYERPVGYNQHGAALQDGFGQFEDPAFLAHPEEEQASVSTDADNKELDSEFEDLACEIKSPEFKEEMPTTQSPKRSVVTFATKPLGTISPILNRKLHLGNYQTTLKTQPKDGVKLVVPKSSEGQDTSQQSVRPPQGSSTKPPVPPRPQIKLTLPSSETQNLLETGDISSEKPERPPPPANNGDKCTEKVTKNNDQVEDPVISKPPVTKPEIVKDTISENSRSSKESGDDHHSWESPEIPYRNRQGRWARIRASSCIFEVEGYHKYLNIALWCRDPFKMGGLICLGHVSIKLEEIALDCIATSSMEYLRTLRLNAPAPKAAVTRTALRNLTVHKGFNEKFCYGDITLHFKYLKEGEPEDSSFLLEKEKEYNLVEEVHALQKEDPYLGQMIFTENKHNFQDTQFQNPTWCDYCKKKVWTKAASQCMLCAYVCHKKCQEKCLTETPFCVGAERRLDRIMGSYRMEGQEAPQAVSSRVDSESKSVNKTTGLTRHIINTSTRLLNLRQVPKARLVEPGMDIVEPSPKHTPNTSDNESSDTEICSTNSPSKRAASTGIKLAKKEGGLDDNVFVAVKEIGRDLYKSLPTEERFQKLEFMLDKLQNEIDQELENNNSLIREEKETSDARKKALISAALAKSGERLQALTLLMIHYRAGIEDIESLENTPLDQQSRKMTKYAEDSSTTEEMDHEDVSVTEAPTFNSISEEPLDTPHSVD